Proteins from one Clostridium cellulovorans 743B genomic window:
- a CDS encoding YicC/YloC family endoribonuclease, which translates to MMKSMTGFGRANEGNENFAFTVEMKGVNHRYLDLNIRMPRSILSLEDKVRKVLQEKLNRGKIDVFITEDNYNSNAGIPMLNEALARNYITSLNKLRDEFSLKDDISVSLVAKFPEVITLKQEEKDIDEIWYILKTTLECAVNNFLSMREKEGQKLKDDILVKIKSIEGSLAKIEPLSSLTVENYKIRLQDRVTELLGDVELEPSRIAQEIAIFADRACIDEEIVRLKSHIHQVKDTLELKEAVGRKLDFIIQEMNRETNTISSKANNIEITNLTIAIKNDIEKIREQVQNLE; encoded by the coding sequence AGGGTGTAAATCATAGATATTTAGATTTAAATATCAGGATGCCAAGAAGTATTCTTTCACTGGAGGATAAAGTTCGAAAGGTACTTCAAGAAAAGCTAAATAGAGGGAAGATAGATGTATTTATAACTGAGGATAATTACAATAGCAATGCTGGAATCCCAATGCTTAATGAGGCATTAGCTCGTAACTATATCACGTCTCTTAATAAATTAAGAGATGAGTTCTCACTTAAAGATGATATCTCTGTTTCTTTAGTTGCTAAGTTTCCAGAGGTGATTACACTTAAGCAAGAAGAAAAAGATATTGATGAGATTTGGTACATACTGAAAACCACTTTAGAATGTGCAGTTAATAATTTTCTTTCTATGAGGGAAAAAGAAGGTCAAAAATTGAAAGATGATATTTTAGTAAAGATTAAATCTATTGAAGGATCTTTAGCTAAGATAGAGCCTTTATCATCTTTAACTGTAGAAAATTATAAAATTAGGCTTCAGGATAGGGTTACAGAACTTTTAGGTGATGTAGAGTTAGAACCTTCAAGAATTGCTCAAGAGATTGCAATTTTTGCTGATAGAGCTTGCATTGATGAGGAAATAGTTAGGCTTAAATCTCATATACATCAGGTTAAAGACACTTTAGAGCTTAAAGAAGCTGTAGGTAGAAAATTGGACTTTATTATCCAAGAGATGAATAGGGAAACTAACACAATATCATCTAAAGCTAATAATATAGAAATAACCAATTTAACTATAGCAATAAAAAATGATATTGAAAAAATAAGAGAGCAAGTGCAGAATCTTGAATAG
- the remA gene encoding extracellular matrix/biofilm regulator RemA: MGIKLINIGFGNIVSANRLVAIVSPESAPIKRIITEARDRGMLIDATYGRRTRAVIITDSDHVILSAVQPETVAHRLSTKDEEAVDEVDE; encoded by the coding sequence ATGGGAATAAAATTAATTAATATAGGTTTTGGAAATATCGTATCAGCTAATAGATTAGTAGCAATAGTAAGTCCTGAATCTGCCCCAATAAAAAGAATAATAACAGAAGCTAGGGATAGAGGGATGCTAATTGATGCAACCTATGGAAGAAGAACTAGAGCAGTTATAATCACTGATAGTGATCACGTTATCTTATCAGCAGTTCAACCAGAAACAGTGGCTCATAGACTATCTACAAAAGACGAAGAAGCTGTAGATGAGGTTGATGAATAA
- the gmk gene encoding guanylate kinase → MVNETKGLLVVISGPSGAGKGTICKKLMEKNNFWLSVSATTRSPRAGEENAKSYYFLTRDEFEEKIKCNDFLEYAEVYGNLYGTPRSSVMEMIDNGKNVILEIDIQGALKVKEAFPEGVFIFILPPSMEELKNRIIGRGSETPESLMTRFKSAYKEINYVSKYNYAVVNDEVALAVEKIQGILVAEKCRVDRIKEDILDNKEGIVHEQFYD, encoded by the coding sequence ATGGTAAATGAAACAAAGGGTTTATTAGTTGTAATTTCTGGACCATCAGGTGCTGGAAAGGGCACCATATGCAAGAAGCTTATGGAAAAAAATAACTTTTGGCTTTCTGTTTCTGCTACTACTAGAAGTCCAAGAGCTGGGGAAGAAAACGCAAAGAGTTACTATTTTTTAACAAGGGACGAATTTGAAGAAAAGATAAAATGTAATGATTTTCTTGAATATGCTGAAGTATATGGTAATTTATACGGAACTCCTCGTTCAAGTGTTATGGAAATGATTGATAATGGCAAAAATGTTATATTAGAAATTGATATTCAAGGAGCGCTTAAGGTTAAAGAAGCATTTCCTGAGGGAGTATTTATATTTATTCTTCCTCCATCTATGGAAGAACTTAAGAATAGAATAATAGGCAGAGGTAGTGAAACACCTGAATCGCTAATGACAAGATTTAAATCAGCCTACAAGGAAATAAACTATGTTTCTAAATATAACTATGCTGTAGTAAATGATGAAGTTGCTCTTGCTGTTGAAAAAATTCAAGGGATTTTAGTAGCAGAAAAGTGCAGAGTTGATAGAATAAAAGAAGATATATTAGATAATAAGGAGGGAATTGTTCATGAGCAATTCTATGATTAA
- the rpoZ gene encoding DNA-directed RNA polymerase subunit omega, with product MSNSMINPSIVELTDKSGDRYSLVVIASKRARLLIDGDEPLVKVTSKKPLTVAINEVNEGKIQFEAPQVEGLK from the coding sequence ATGAGCAATTCTATGATTAATCCATCAATAGTTGAATTAACAGACAAATCTGGTGATAGATATTCACTAGTTGTAATAGCATCAAAGAGAGCAAGATTATTAATCGATGGTGATGAACCACTAGTAAAGGTTACTTCTAAAAAGCCTTTAACTGTTGCAATAAACGAAGTTAATGAAGGAAAAATTCAGTTTGAAGCTCCTCAAGTTGAAGGACTCAAATAA
- the coaBC gene encoding bifunctional phosphopantothenoylcysteine decarboxylase/phosphopantothenate--cysteine ligase CoaBC: MKKKTIVLGVSGGIAVYKALDVVSKLKKKDYDVHVIMTKNAMEFVTPLSFQSISQNMVITDMFAEPKAWEIQHISLAKKADLMVIVPATANIIGKVANGIADDMLSTTIMATKAPVIFAPAMNTNMYQNPIVQENMSKLKGYGYEFIDTVKGRLACGDVGEGKLADTEDIVQYIESKLYDIKDLSGKKVMITAGPTIAPIDPVRYISNYSSGKMGYAIAEEARDRGAEVVLISGDVSIPDIKGVRIIKVKTNPDMKEAVLKEFDDAEIIIKTAAVTDFKIKNYSDIKIKKKDEGLTLELEKDTDILKTLGSMKKNQILVGFAAESNDVIENAKAKLDKKNLDFVVANDISVSDSGFNSDDNKVTIISRNGEELHLEKMNKRAVAKEIFNKILKKR; encoded by the coding sequence ATGAAGAAAAAGACTATTGTTCTCGGTGTTAGTGGAGGAATTGCAGTTTATAAAGCATTAGATGTTGTTTCAAAGCTTAAGAAAAAAGACTATGATGTCCATGTGATTATGACTAAGAATGCTATGGAATTTGTTACGCCATTATCATTTCAATCGATAAGTCAAAACATGGTTATTACAGATATGTTCGCTGAGCCAAAAGCTTGGGAAATTCAGCATATTTCTTTAGCTAAGAAAGCAGATTTAATGGTTATAGTTCCTGCAACGGCTAATATAATTGGAAAGGTAGCTAATGGAATAGCTGATGATATGCTTAGTACAACAATAATGGCTACCAAGGCACCAGTTATATTTGCTCCAGCTATGAACACTAATATGTATCAAAATCCAATAGTACAAGAAAATATGTCAAAGCTTAAAGGTTATGGCTATGAGTTTATCGATACAGTTAAAGGAAGGCTTGCTTGTGGAGATGTTGGAGAAGGGAAGCTAGCTGATACTGAAGATATTGTTCAATATATAGAAAGTAAGTTATATGATATAAAGGACTTGTCGGGTAAAAAAGTTATGATAACAGCTGGACCTACAATTGCTCCTATCGATCCAGTTCGCTATATAAGCAATTATTCATCAGGAAAGATGGGTTATGCTATAGCTGAAGAAGCAAGAGATAGAGGGGCTGAAGTTGTTTTGATTTCAGGAGATGTATCTATTCCTGATATTAAGGGTGTAAGGATTATAAAAGTAAAGACCAATCCAGATATGAAGGAAGCAGTATTAAAGGAATTTGATGATGCTGAAATTATAATAAAAACTGCTGCGGTTACAGACTTTAAGATTAAAAATTATTCTGATATAAAGATCAAGAAAAAGGACGAAGGTTTAACCTTAGAACTTGAGAAAGATACAGATATTTTAAAAACTTTAGGTTCTATGAAGAAAAATCAAATTCTTGTTGGTTTTGCAGCTGAAAGCAATGATGTTATAGAAAATGCTAAAGCAAAGCTTGATAAGAAAAACCTTGATTTTGTTGTTGCTAATGATATCAGCGTTAGTGATTCTGGATTTAACAGTGATGATAACAAGGTTACTATAATATCTAGAAACGGTGAAGAACTTCATCTTGAAAAGATGAATAAAAGAGCCGTTGCGAAAGAGATATTTAATAAGATACTAAAAAAGCGCTAA
- the priA gene encoding primosomal protein N' has protein sequence MASYAQVIINNESSMVDRPFTYKIPERLKDNLKIGHRIKIPFGKGNKKIDGFVFSLLDQYISNYEIKEIESIEDDFTAFEERDIPLIEEMRERYLCTYIQCIKVIVPAGVFEGLKLKKSKTVYIKKTLEGKYKKEPYDRIYGIVKESQGIFTKSQLSKTYNISLSSINTLIKNGFIQELEEVVDRFDQRNYEFYERKNLNDNQREVVETILHSDEKKFLIHGITGSGKTEIYMNLVEKTMELEKDSIILVPEIALTPQMVERFKGRFGNKIAVFHSKLSNGERFDEWMRVKNRKVQLAIGARSAIFLPFNNLSLIVIDEEHESSYKSDSDPKYHAREIGEILQKNQGVKLVLGSATPSVETYFKANSREYHLLTLTKRADKATLPVTEIVDMREELVRKNKSMFSGALLRAIDEALSKKEQIILFLNRRGFSTFVSCRKCGFVFKCRNCDISLTYHHHNDTLSCHYCGSTEKTKKICPKCGSSYVKYFGAGTEKIEENIKKYFPSAKTIRMDFDTTRKKDAYEEIYNSFKAGNADILIGTQMIAKGLDFKNVTLVGVVAADISLNLPDFRSGERTFQLLTQVGGRAGRGEKSGKVIIQTYTPESYSIIAASNHDYEGFYQEEINLRKTMNYPPFSKVFLINISSKDEALLIKISHSIGQEVKEKLKDYEKIEILGPCPCTIGKVKENYRWQIILKGDIENKFAISIKNLCYEKIKNHKGDIKISTDLNPLSLL, from the coding sequence ATGGCAAGTTATGCACAAGTTATAATTAATAATGAGTCGTCCATGGTTGATAGACCATTCACTTATAAAATTCCTGAGAGATTGAAAGATAATCTAAAGATTGGCCACAGAATTAAAATTCCTTTTGGAAAAGGAAATAAAAAGATTGATGGATTCGTATTTTCCTTATTAGACCAATATATTAGTAATTATGAGATAAAAGAAATTGAATCAATAGAAGATGATTTTACTGCTTTTGAAGAAAGAGATATTCCTTTAATTGAGGAAATGAGAGAACGATATCTTTGTACCTATATTCAATGTATAAAGGTAATCGTACCTGCTGGAGTTTTTGAGGGTTTAAAACTAAAAAAATCAAAGACAGTATATATAAAAAAAACTTTAGAAGGAAAATATAAAAAAGAGCCTTATGATAGAATATATGGAATAGTTAAAGAATCACAAGGAATCTTTACAAAGAGTCAATTAAGTAAAACATATAATATCTCTTTATCATCGATTAATACTTTAATAAAAAACGGATTTATTCAGGAACTAGAAGAAGTGGTTGATAGGTTTGATCAAAGGAATTATGAATTCTATGAAAGAAAAAATTTAAATGATAATCAAAGAGAAGTAGTTGAAACAATACTTCATAGTGATGAGAAAAAATTCTTGATTCATGGGATTACAGGAAGCGGAAAAACAGAAATATACATGAATTTGGTAGAAAAGACCATGGAACTTGAGAAAGATAGTATTATTCTTGTTCCAGAAATCGCATTAACACCGCAAATGGTTGAGCGATTTAAAGGACGATTTGGTAATAAAATAGCTGTTTTTCATAGTAAGCTTTCTAATGGAGAAAGATTTGATGAATGGATGAGGGTGAAAAACAGAAAGGTCCAATTAGCTATTGGAGCCAGATCAGCAATATTTCTTCCATTTAATAATTTATCACTGATAGTAATTGATGAGGAGCATGAAAGTAGTTATAAATCAGATAGTGATCCTAAATATCATGCAAGGGAAATTGGTGAAATTCTTCAGAAAAATCAAGGAGTAAAACTAGTCTTAGGTTCTGCAACTCCTAGTGTAGAAACTTATTTTAAGGCAAACTCTAGAGAATACCATCTCTTAACTCTTACCAAAAGGGCAGATAAAGCTACGTTACCTGTAACAGAAATTGTAGATATGAGAGAAGAATTGGTTAGAAAAAACAAATCTATGTTTAGTGGAGCTCTTTTGAGAGCTATTGATGAAGCTTTATCAAAAAAAGAACAAATAATTCTATTTTTAAATAGAAGAGGATTTTCAACTTTTGTATCTTGTAGAAAATGTGGTTTCGTATTTAAATGTAGAAATTGTGATATTTCTTTGACTTATCATCACCATAATGATACTTTAAGCTGTCATTATTGTGGCTCAACAGAAAAAACTAAAAAAATATGTCCTAAATGTGGAAGTTCTTACGTAAAATATTTTGGTGCAGGTACAGAAAAAATAGAAGAGAATATAAAAAAATACTTTCCTAGTGCTAAAACTATAAGAATGGATTTTGATACCACGAGAAAAAAAGATGCTTATGAAGAGATATACAATAGTTTTAAAGCTGGAAATGCCGATATACTTATTGGAACTCAAATGATAGCTAAAGGATTAGATTTTAAGAATGTAACCTTAGTTGGAGTTGTAGCTGCAGATATTTCTCTTAACCTTCCGGATTTTAGGTCCGGAGAAAGAACCTTTCAATTACTTACGCAGGTTGGTGGTAGAGCTGGAAGAGGAGAAAAATCAGGGAAAGTTATTATTCAGACTTATACCCCTGAAAGCTATAGCATTATAGCTGCATCAAATCATGATTATGAAGGATTCTACCAAGAGGAAATTAACTTAAGAAAGACTATGAACTATCCACCTTTTTCAAAGGTGTTTTTAATAAATATATCATCAAAGGATGAAGCTCTTTTGATAAAAATCAGCCATAGTATAGGTCAAGAAGTAAAGGAAAAATTAAAGGATTATGAAAAAATAGAAATTCTTGGACCTTGCCCTTGTACCATTGGGAAAGTAAAAGAAAACTATAGATGGCAGATTATACTTAAGGGAGACATTGAAAACAAATTTGCAATATCAATAAAAAATTTATGCTATGAAAAAATAAAAAATCATAAAGGTGATATAAAGATAAGTACTGATTTAAACCCATTATCACTACTTTAA
- the def gene encoding peptide deformylase: MAIRNIRTVGDAVLRKNSKNVEVIDDRTKVLIQDMIDTMYDADGVGLAAPQVGILKKIFVIDIGEGPIVFINPEILETEGSYVDSEGCLSIPGESAEVERPYKVKVKALNENGEEFILEGEELLARAICHENDHLYGTLYIDRALESGE, from the coding sequence ATGGCAATAAGAAATATAAGGACTGTTGGAGACGCAGTTTTAAGAAAAAACAGTAAAAATGTAGAGGTTATTGATGATAGAACAAAGGTATTAATCCAAGATATGATTGATACTATGTATGATGCTGATGGAGTTGGTCTTGCAGCGCCGCAAGTTGGGATATTAAAGAAAATATTTGTTATAGATATTGGAGAAGGTCCTATTGTTTTTATAAATCCAGAAATATTAGAAACAGAGGGAAGTTATGTTGATTCAGAAGGATGTTTAAGTATACCAGGAGAATCAGCAGAAGTTGAGAGACCTTATAAGGTTAAAGTTAAAGCTCTTAATGAAAATGGAGAAGAGTTTATATTAGAAGGAGAAGAATTACTAGCTAGAGCTATTTGTCATGAAAATGATCATCTTTATGGTACGTTATATATAGATAGAGCTTTAGAAAGTGGTGAATAA
- the fmt gene encoding methionyl-tRNA formyltransferase — MNIVFMGTPEFAVPSLKALIDNFNVIGVFTQPDRPKGRGKKLGISPVKEVALEHGIPVYQPEKLRKETDFVDKLKEIKPDYIIVVAYGQILSKEVLDIPKYACINLHGSLLPKFRGAAPIQWSVIKGEKVTGNTTMLMDVGLDTGDMLLTDKVEITDYMTAGQLHDLMMESGAELLVKTINEYTLGNITGIKQDDSQSCYASMLSKEIALIKWDDTAANIHNLIRGLNPWPIAFTNYQGVVMKIYESEVLKNEASSNECGKILKVSKDGIDVATKEGILRLKTVQFPGKKPLKVEEFIKGNKLEIGVILN, encoded by the coding sequence ATGAATATTGTTTTTATGGGAACACCTGAATTCGCGGTTCCTTCATTAAAGGCGCTAATTGATAACTTTAATGTAATAGGAGTATTTACTCAACCAGATAGACCAAAGGGAAGAGGTAAAAAACTTGGAATATCGCCAGTAAAAGAGGTAGCCCTTGAACATGGAATTCCAGTGTATCAACCTGAAAAATTGAGAAAAGAGACTGACTTTGTAGACAAATTAAAAGAGATTAAACCAGACTATATAATTGTAGTAGCATATGGTCAAATACTTTCTAAAGAAGTTTTAGACATTCCTAAATATGCATGTATAAATCTTCATGGATCTTTACTTCCAAAGTTTAGAGGAGCAGCGCCTATTCAGTGGTCAGTTATTAAGGGTGAGAAAGTCACTGGTAATACTACAATGCTTATGGATGTAGGACTTGATACTGGTGATATGCTGCTTACTGATAAGGTAGAAATAACTGACTATATGACAGCAGGACAATTACATGACTTGATGATGGAGTCAGGTGCAGAATTGCTTGTAAAAACTATAAATGAATATACACTAGGGAATATTACAGGAATAAAACAAGATGATTCTCAAAGTTGCTATGCTTCAATGCTATCTAAGGAAATTGCTTTAATAAAATGGGATGACACTGCAGCAAATATCCATAACCTTATTAGAGGATTAAATCCATGGCCTATAGCTTTTACTAATTATCAAGGCGTAGTTATGAAGATATACGAATCAGAAGTATTGAAAAATGAAGCCTCAAGTAATGAATGTGGTAAGATTTTAAAGGTTTCAAAAGATGGGATAGACGTAGCTACAAAAGAAGGAATATTGAGATTAAAAACTGTTCAATTTCCAGGAAAGAAACCTTTAAAAGTAGAAGAATTCATAAAAGGGAATAAACTAGAGATTGGTGTAATATTAAATTAA
- the rsmB gene encoding 16S rRNA (cytosine(967)-C(5))-methyltransferase RsmB, with product MSNPRETAVIILNKVFNERGYSNIIINKELNKSNLENIDKALVTEIVYGTIQYKYTIDKIIDHFVGRGTSSVDKKVVNILRSAIYQIRYLDKIPSFAVVNEAVELSKKLSTVTSSKFINGVLRNYIRKTNENFYNKNNLVDRLSFEYSFEPWMVKKFISQYGNNIAEKILKGLNERPSITVRVNSLKTTFDEAYEELEALGYSVEEGVIAPEAIRILKGKSIENNPLFIKGSITVQDESAMIVASALEPSKDDVIFDMCSAPGGKTTHIAELSEDKSKIKAFDIFDHKLKLIEENIKRLGITSIETEIKDASIHDVLLDDSADKVLIDVPCSGLGIMRKKPEIKYTKNEKDLKELVKIQRDIMRNAAKYVRKGGVLVYSTCTLNLEENQENIRWFLDRHEDFMVEKVDFGKGENLIYGKDNTLTILPNKYMDGFFIAKLKRIQ from the coding sequence ATGAGTAATCCAAGAGAAACAGCGGTTATTATATTGAATAAGGTCTTTAATGAGAGAGGTTATTCAAATATAATTATAAATAAAGAGCTAAACAAAAGTAATTTAGAAAACATTGATAAAGCATTAGTTACAGAAATTGTTTATGGTACAATACAGTATAAATATACAATAGATAAAATCATAGACCATTTTGTAGGGAGAGGCACTAGCTCTGTTGATAAGAAGGTAGTAAATATTTTAAGAAGTGCTATATATCAGATAAGGTATTTAGATAAAATTCCTTCTTTTGCTGTGGTAAATGAAGCCGTAGAACTTTCTAAAAAGTTAAGTACTGTAACATCAAGTAAGTTCATAAACGGGGTTTTAAGAAATTACATAAGAAAGACTAATGAAAACTTTTATAATAAGAATAACTTGGTCGATAGATTATCCTTTGAATATTCTTTTGAGCCTTGGATGGTAAAAAAGTTTATAAGTCAATATGGAAATAATATCGCTGAGAAAATTCTTAAAGGATTAAATGAAAGACCATCAATTACTGTTAGAGTAAATTCTTTAAAGACAACCTTCGATGAAGCTTATGAAGAACTTGAAGCGTTAGGTTATTCTGTTGAGGAAGGGGTTATTGCACCAGAAGCAATAAGGATATTAAAGGGAAAAAGCATAGAGAATAATCCTTTGTTTATAAAAGGAAGCATAACTGTTCAGGATGAGAGTGCAATGATTGTGGCATCAGCTTTAGAACCTAGTAAAGATGATGTTATATTTGATATGTGTAGCGCACCAGGCGGGAAAACAACTCATATAGCTGAACTTTCAGAGGATAAGTCAAAAATTAAAGCTTTTGATATCTTTGACCATAAGTTGAAGCTTATAGAGGAAAACATAAAAAGGCTTGGAATAACCTCTATAGAAACTGAAATTAAGGATGCATCTATTCATGACGTTCTTTTAGATGATTCTGCGGATAAGGTTTTAATAGATGTACCGTGCAGTGGTCTTGGAATAATGAGAAAAAAGCCAGAAATTAAATATACAAAGAATGAAAAAGACTTAAAAGAGCTGGTTAAAATCCAAAGAGATATTATGAGAAATGCAGCTAAATACGTAAGAAAAGGTGGAGTGCTAGTGTATTCTACTTGCACATTGAACCTAGAAGAAAATCAGGAAAATATAAGGTGGTTTCTTGATAGGCATGAAGATTTTATGGTTGAAAAAGTTGACTTTGGAAAAGGTGAAAATCTGATTTATGGTAAAGACAATACATTGACCATATTGCCTAATAAGTATATGGATGGTTTTTTTATTGCTAAACTAAAAAGAATACAATAG
- the rlmN gene encoding 23S rRNA (adenine(2503)-C(2))-methyltransferase RlmN: MRNILDYSLKELKQWMEANGENAFRAKQVFDWIYKAVASFDEMKNLPKNTKEKLKEYFFIGIPEITHKYDSINKDTAKYLLKLSDGNVIEAVYMKYNYGNSVCLSTQIGCRMGCSFCASTIGGRIRDLTSGDILGEILAMEFNEKERVSNIVLMGSGEPFDNYENVTKFLELVNSKDGLNIGARHITLSTCGLVPGIIRFADLKSQVTLAISLHAPNDELRKTMMPIANKYSIKEILEACNYYIEKTNRRITFEYSLVKDVNDTEDHARELSALLKGILCHVNLIPVNVVKESGFSRPSDKAVMKFKKILDSNGIEATIRKEMGADINAACGQLRRNYLEKRGSNDGFYVE; the protein is encoded by the coding sequence ATGAGAAATATTTTGGATTACTCCCTAAAAGAACTAAAACAATGGATGGAAGCTAATGGTGAAAATGCGTTTAGAGCTAAACAAGTATTTGACTGGATATATAAAGCGGTAGCTTCTTTTGATGAAATGAAAAATTTGCCTAAGAATACTAAAGAAAAGTTAAAAGAATACTTTTTTATAGGTATACCAGAGATAACTCATAAATATGATTCTATAAATAAGGATACAGCTAAATACCTTTTAAAGCTTAGTGATGGTAATGTAATTGAAGCTGTTTACATGAAATATAATTATGGTAATTCTGTATGTTTATCTACTCAAATTGGGTGCAGAATGGGGTGTAGCTTTTGTGCCTCAACTATAGGTGGAAGAATAAGAGATTTAACTTCAGGTGATATCTTAGGTGAAATCCTTGCTATGGAATTCAATGAAAAAGAAAGAGTATCAAACATTGTATTAATGGGTAGTGGAGAACCATTCGATAATTATGAAAATGTTACTAAGTTTTTAGAGTTAGTTAATTCAAAGGATGGACTAAATATTGGAGCAAGACATATAACTTTATCAACTTGTGGACTTGTACCAGGAATAATAAGATTTGCTGACCTTAAGAGTCAAGTAACACTAGCAATTTCTCTTCACGCACCTAATGATGAACTAAGAAAAACGATGATGCCTATTGCTAATAAATATTCAATAAAGGAAATATTGGAAGCTTGCAATTATTACATAGAAAAGACAAACAGGCGAATCACCTTTGAATATTCTTTAGTTAAGGATGTTAATGATACCGAAGATCACGCAAGAGAGCTGTCAGCTTTATTAAAAGGTATTCTATGTCATGTGAATCTGATACCAGTGAATGTTGTAAAAGAAAGTGGATTTTCTCGGCCTTCGGATAAAGCAGTTATGAAATTTAAGAAGATATTGGATAGTAATGGAATAGAAGCTACCATCCGAAAGGAAATGGGGGCTGATATAAATGCTGCTTGTGGTCAACTGAGAAGAAATTACCTAGAAAAAAGAGGGTCAAATGATGGTTTTTATGTTGAGTGA
- a CDS encoding Stp1/IreP family PP2C-type Ser/Thr phosphatase, with protein MMVFMLSDVGNTREINEDFVCHYEDDRIRIYVIADGMGGHNAGDVAAKLASEAVVSYVKEAADITDPIYLLQSAFKFANDEVFNASVSSEKLNGMGTTLTVVFIYREVIHVGHVGDSSCFAIKGEKIKKITKDHSFVQYLIDTGSITKEQAKSHPRKNLITRAIGTKEELIVDTYQLPISLAEYIVLSTDGLTNYIDEEEICDLVVNNSIEDACTQMINISKERGGKDNITVLIVGGMS; from the coding sequence ATGATGGTTTTTATGTTGAGTGATGTAGGGAATACAAGAGAAATTAATGAGGATTTTGTATGTCATTATGAAGATGATAGGATAAGAATATATGTTATTGCAGATGGAATGGGTGGACACAATGCTGGTGATGTGGCAGCAAAATTGGCATCAGAAGCCGTTGTAAGTTACGTGAAGGAAGCTGCAGACATAACTGATCCTATATATTTATTACAAAGTGCTTTTAAATTCGCAAATGATGAAGTCTTTAATGCTTCAGTTAGTTCAGAAAAGCTAAATGGAATGGGAACAACTTTGACTGTTGTGTTTATATATAGAGAGGTAATACACGTAGGACATGTTGGTGATAGTAGTTGTTTTGCGATAAAAGGAGAAAAAATAAAAAAGATTACAAAAGATCATTCTTTTGTGCAGTATTTGATAGATACTGGTTCTATCACAAAGGAACAAGCGAAATCACATCCTAGAAAAAATCTTATAACTCGAGCGATTGGGACTAAGGAAGAGTTAATTGTAGATACTTATCAGTTACCTATTTCTTTAGCAGAGTATATTGTCTTATCTACTGATGGATTAACAAACTATATAGATGAAGAGGAAATATGTGATTTGGTAGTTAATAATTCTATAGAAGATGCTTGTACTCAAATGATAAACATCAGTAAGGAACGTGGCGGAAAAGATAATATAACAGTTTTAATTGTAGGAGGTATGTCCTAA